A DNA window from Paramormyrops kingsleyae isolate MSU_618 chromosome 10, PKINGS_0.4, whole genome shotgun sequence contains the following coding sequences:
- the LOC111854458 gene encoding uncharacterized protein isoform X2, producing the protein MTAVNGFRYFQPWLRGREELLLTVVNEDQGWFSPGFPVSAASSLTSPSSDSSSSDAGTPPPGEPPPQAPHQQSSRNGEAHLLPASPSEREIAVPEMNCTLFLLAGYAKYGRPYAWIRSNHERLVNIGGTDSLVRDTPMKLKSITDWCSQGTRVWDIVSELVGLCTVPPPVNPFSLDMCYLQTLSLQERFLVSGAIINFLEMLLVYTSRDQPFYDKVMEEVDILRRLHIRSLWEVQKHRGTTSPSNQ; encoded by the exons GGCTTCCGTTATTTCCAGCCATGGCTCAGAGGAAGAGAGGAACTTTTATTGACTGTGGTAAATGAAGACCAG GGATGGTTCTCTCCTGGTTTCCCTGTATCTGCTGCGTCCTCCCTCACCAGCCCAAGTTctgacagcagcagcagtgatGCTGGGACTCCTCCCCCCGGAGAGCCACCCCCACAGGCACCTCACCAGCAGAGCAGCAG GAATGGTGAGGCCCATCTTCTCCCAGCCTCGCCCAGTGAGAGGGAGATTGCCGTGCCT GAAATGAACTGCACCCTTTTCCTGCTGGCCGGCTATGCTAAATATGGCCGACCTTATGCGTGGATACGGTCCAATCACGAACGACTGGTCAACATCGGGGGCACTGATTCGCTGGTCAGAGACACACCTATGAAGCTCAAATCCATCACAGACTGGTGCTCACaag GTACAAGGGTGTGGGACATTGTGAGTGAGTTAGTTGGCCTATGCACCGTCCCCCCCCCTGTCAACCCCTTCTCTTTGGACATGTGCTATCTCCAAACCCTTTCCCTCCAGGAAAGATTCCTAGTTTCTGGTGCCATCATTAACTTCCTGGAGATGCTCCTCGTCTACACCTCTAGGGACCAGCCGTTCTACGACAAAG TCATGGAGGAGGTGGACATCCTGAGGAGATTGCACATTAGGAGTCTGTGGGAGGTGCAAAAGCATCGAGGGACGACGTCACCCTCTAACCAATAG